The genomic region CCCTCGATCGCTATCCGGTGGCACGTTCGGTCTACCAGGGCGGTCCGGGTGCCTGGGAGGCGGCCACCCGCTGGTCCAGCATCGACCTAGCCGATGGAGCCGTATCCGGAAGCGCAATGGACATACTTTCCGCCGGTGTCAACTGGTGGCTGTCATCTTTTTTCCTGACGAGCATCAACTATCGGCGCATCTGGCTTGACAATGAAGAAGGCCATGGTATATCCGACGGTGTCAATTGGCGTGTTATGCTGATGCTCGAATAAACCACAGGGTAAAGCCGTGCGCCACGATTTTATGAAAGGAATGAACTGAAAATGGATAAAAAAGCAGAGGCTTGCAACGACGTTGACAGGTGGAGAAGCATGCTGTGCATGGCGGCCGTACTGTGCTGTTTTTTGTTTATCATCCCGAACAGTGCGTTGGCGGAGGGCGGAAAGCCGGTGTGGACCCCGGCGGGAGCAGCCCCCGAGGGTTTCGACTGGATCCAGCTGGCCAACGGCGAATGGTTCAAGGGGGATCTCAAGGTGCTCTACAACGACTCCCTGGAATTCGACAGCGATGAAGTGGGCCTCTATCAATTCGACTGGGAGGACGTGCAGCAGGTTATCTGCCATCAACCCCAAAGCGTCCGCATCGAGAGCCAGAATACCAAGGAGAAGGATCTGTTCAACGCGGGCGGCAATGGCCGGACGGTCGTCGGAATCCTGCGCATAAGAGGGGACAGGGTCTTCGTGGATACCGGAGAGGGGGTCGAGGAATTCGACCGCAGCAACCTGGTCTCCATTGCACCCGGCAAAGCCAGGGAACTGGACTACTGGGCGGCTAAAATCACCCTCAGCGTCGATATTGCCGCGGGCAACAGCGAAAAGGAGGATTACAGCGCCAACGCTAACTTCAAACGGCGCACCTCCCTGACTCGCTTCTACCTGGACTATCGCGGCATCTACTCGGAAACCGAAGGCGTGAAAACGTCGAACAGCCACAGGGCAAACAGCTATTTCGACATCTTCAGCACCCGGCGGTTTTTCTGGCGACCGGTTTTTGCCGAGTATTACCGGGACTCTTTCGCCAACATCGCCCACAGGGGAACCATCGGCGCCGGGGCGGGTTACACCATCATCGACACGGCTAAAACCGAGTGGCTCGTTTCCCCCGGAATCGCCTACATGTTCACCGAGTTCGACTCCGTTCAAGCCGGTGAAGATAAATCCACCTCGACCCCGGCTTTTGTGTTCTCAACCGAATTCGACACCGAGCTGACCAACAAAGTCGATTTCAATGCCCTTTACAACTTCAGCGTGGTCAACGAGGAATCGGGGCGCTACACCCACACGGCCAAATCGGGGATAGAAATAGAGCTCACCGGCCGTTTGGACCTGGACCTTTCGATCGTCTGGAATCGGATCCAAAAGCCCGAGCCCGCATCCGACGGCAGGGCACCGGAAAAAGACGACTTCTATTTCTTTTGCGGACTGACGTTCGAACTGTAAGGGCCGCTATCAAAGGCAGACAAACATGCATTTGCACAAGGTGAACATCATTCTGCTTGCAGCGCTGCTGGCTTTAATCCCCCTGTGCGCGGGTACGCCGGCATGGTCGGCTGATGAATCCGGCTCATCCGGCGTTGCCAGGCAGAAAATTATCGAGGCCTCTTCCGAGATCCCCGATGATGACACCGATCAAATGCTGAAGCGGATCAATGCGAGCTTCAAGCGGCTGAAACGTTATATGAGCCGCCTGAGTGACGCCGGCGCCGAAGACCGGGAGGTCCTGCAGCTGCAGATTTACAACGAACGCGTGGCAATTCTGCAAGCGATGCACAGGTTGGCCGATGTCCTTTTGGAGCTGGAAAAAAAAGCGCCGCAGCCCGAACTGCGACGAGAAATGGAAAGCGCCTTTACACGCATCGTGCCCCAATTCTGGCACCACATCGGTAGACTGCGCAACGACATCGACAAGGCCCGCGCCCAGCGGAGCGAAGCCGACGTGGAATCGCTGCAGAGCATCGAATACGAAATTGCCAAACTCACGAAACGGCTCGATGTGTTTTTCCGGCTGAGTTTTGAACACCTTCTCAAAATGGAAACCGTGGGAATGGCGGTGGAGACACCGCGCCGGAAGCTGTCCGTTTTACTGACGGACCGCAGCGATGAACTTACGGGTAGAATAAAGCTGGCCTTGATGCGTATCGAGGACCTGGAAAAACAGCGCAAGGATCTGCCGGATAGCGCCGCCATTAGCGCTCGCTTGGTTGCAACCCGCATGGGCCTGAATACCAACGTCGCCAGTCTCCAGGCCACGTTGGATCTGATGGAAAATCTGGACTTGGACACCAGGGCGCCCCGCGCCCTCCTGGTCACAGCCACCCACGATATCGGGTCCGGCCTGCTGGACACAGGCGTAGCCTTCAACCTGGCCCATCGCACGACGAAGCGTTTCACGGCCTGGATCATCGAAAAAGGGCCCGGGTACCTGATCAAGGCACTCGCCCTGCTCGCAATTTTGT from Deltaproteobacteria bacterium harbors:
- a CDS encoding DUF481 domain-containing protein, with product MDKKAEACNDVDRWRSMLCMAAVLCCFLFIIPNSALAEGGKPVWTPAGAAPEGFDWIQLANGEWFKGDLKVLYNDSLEFDSDEVGLYQFDWEDVQQVICHQPQSVRIESQNTKEKDLFNAGGNGRTVVGILRIRGDRVFVDTGEGVEEFDRSNLVSIAPGKARELDYWAAKITLSVDIAAGNSEKEDYSANANFKRRTSLTRFYLDYRGIYSETEGVKTSNSHRANSYFDIFSTRRFFWRPVFAEYYRDSFANIAHRGTIGAGAGYTIIDTAKTEWLVSPGIAYMFTEFDSVQAGEDKSTSTPAFVFSTEFDTELTNKVDFNALYNFSVVNEESGRYTHTAKSGIEIELTGRLDLDLSIVWNRIQKPEPASDGRAPEKDDFYFFCGLTFEL
- a CDS encoding mechanosensitive ion channel, encoding MHLHKVNIILLAALLALIPLCAGTPAWSADESGSSGVARQKIIEASSEIPDDDTDQMLKRINASFKRLKRYMSRLSDAGAEDREVLQLQIYNERVAILQAMHRLADVLLELEKKAPQPELRREMESAFTRIVPQFWHHIGRLRNDIDKARAQRSEADVESLQSIEYEIAKLTKRLDVFFRLSFEHLLKMETVGMAVETPRRKLSVLLTDRSDELTGRIKLALMRIEDLEKQRKDLPDSAAISARLVATRMGLNTNVASLQATLDLMENLDLDTRAPRALLVTATHDIGSGLLDTGVAFNLAHRTTKRFTAWIIEKGPGYLIKALALLAILSAFIFASRVIRAGLDKALRASNLNLSTLARRMLISTASKLVVILGIMVILSQIGISLGPLLAGLGVVGFIVGFALQDSLSNFAAGVMILLYRPYDVGDFVDVGGVFGAVERMSLVSTSLLTIDNQVYIVPNSKIWGDVIKNVTAQKLRRVDMVFGISYRDDVEKAEAVLADILKSHGKVLDYPESKIRLHKLGESSVDFVVRPWVKVDDYWDVYWDITRAVKLRFDEENISIPFPQRDVHLYNEDKEK